The following are encoded together in the Serratia odorifera genome:
- a CDS encoding FKBP-type peptidyl-prolyl cis-trans isomerase yields MLPPGELSVLMAKADSMANAARQQVVKKRTQQDRQYVAQFSRQKGVKRSPMGFWYRVDYAGDRPLAKDAVIEVVVKEQLTDGSVVQDMELSGKVLAQPLSAYPPLFREAISQLNNHGSLTMVVPPELAYGETGYPPKVPPNATMVYQLRIDNSQEP; encoded by the coding sequence CTGTTACCGCCGGGAGAATTGTCGGTATTGATGGCCAAGGCGGACAGCATGGCCAATGCCGCACGGCAACAGGTAGTTAAAAAACGAACGCAGCAGGATCGGCAGTATGTGGCGCAGTTCAGCCGGCAAAAAGGCGTAAAACGTTCGCCGATGGGCTTTTGGTATCGGGTGGACTACGCCGGCGATCGGCCGCTGGCCAAGGATGCGGTGATTGAGGTTGTGGTGAAGGAGCAACTGACGGATGGCAGCGTCGTGCAGGATATGGAACTGAGCGGCAAAGTGCTTGCGCAACCGTTATCAGCCTATCCGCCGCTATTTAGAGAAGCAATAAGCCAACTGAATAATCACGGTTCGTTGACGATGGTGGTTCCGCCGGAGCTGGCCTATGGCGAAACCGGTTATCCGCCAAAAGTGCCGCCGAATGCCACCATGGTTTATCAGTTGCGCATCGATAACAGTCAGGAACCGTAA